The Zavarzinella sp. sequence AGTTTTTTGGATTGTTTATTCAGTTCAGCTAAATTGCTGAAATGCTTGCGGGTAATTTCTGCCTGTTCTTTCAGTGTTTTTTTGGAAAAGGTAATCCCCGCCTCGTCGGCTTCAGAAAGCATCATGATCGAAAGAGTCTGGTGGTGGCAGGAAAAGCACGACCGGAATTGTGGATAACTGTCTGCACCTCGTGTGCCCAGCTTTAACCCACGTTGGGCAGCTTCTTTCCATGCAGGTGGGCCCTCGGCAAATCCTGTTGCTGGTGCGAAAATAATCGCGCAGAAAATGACGAATCTGAATTTCAGCATGCTTTTCCCCAAGAAAATACATTCAATTGCAGTGTATCACAGGCATGGTGTGAACAAAAACGAAATCAGCAGCCAATCAATAATTGCATAGTTATAGAACGGTTTCGTTATCAGCCATTTCCGACTTTTTTCCACCATTTGGAAAATATGTGAAACTTTTTACATCATACTACGTTATAGTAGTGTACTAGATTGTGGGATCCTTGTGGCTGTCCCATACTTTTGCTACCCACAACTCTTCATGTGGGGGGCGATTCGTAAAAAGAACGCAAACAGAGGCGAGAAGATGAAAAATACTGATGTCCGTATTGTCGACGTGCACTATTCTTTTGCCACCTATCTGTACCGCACACCAATCAAGTTCGGTGGGGTGGCATCAGATCGCGTTACAATTCTCGATGTTGAGTGTACCACGGAAAATCGCAGTGGGGTGCGTTCCAAAGGGTTTGGTTCGATGCCTTTGGGAAACATCTGGTCGTTTCCCAGCAAAGTGCTGTCTGCAGAACAGACACTTCAGGCAATGCAGGGATTGGTAGAAAAACTTGCCACGATCTATGCACAGCATTCAGAATATGGTCATCCTGTCGAAATCACGATGGCTTTGGAACACCAGTTTTTTGAAGTCGCACTGGCCTATTCCGTGACTCATCAATTGGCCGAACCAATTCCAAGGTTATGCACCCTGGTGTGTGCCAGCCCATTCGATGCGGCACTGCACGATGCCTATGGGAAGTGCTACCAGAAAAATTGTTTTTCTACTTATTCATCCAACTGGATGACTGCGGACCTGGGCCAATACCTTGGGGAAGATTTTCAGGGAGAATATATTGAGCAGTATGTCACCACGAAAGCAAAGCCTCAAATGCCTCTCTACCACCTGGTAGGTGCATTAGATCCGCTGGAACAGGGCGATGTAGTGGCGCCCGTGGGCGATGGATTGCCAGAAACGCTTGCAGAATGGATTCCCAGAGATGGTTTAGCCCACTTGAAAATTAAGCTGAATGGAGACGACCTGAACTGGGATCTCCAACGAATCGTGGCGATTGATCGCGTTGCCACGATTGCACAATCTGCACGTGGGATCTCTAGCTGGTTTTATTCGCTCGATTTTAATGAGCGGTGCGAAAATGTGGAATATTTGATTTCATTAATGGATCAACTGGTTCAAGTGGCACCGCTGGCTTACGACAGGGTTCAGTACGTAGAACAGCCCACACGACGGGATCTGCATAACGATCGTGGCAATACTATGCACGCTGCAGCCAAGCGGAAACCGGTCGTCATTGATGAATCGTTGCTTGACCTGGAAACGCTGCTGCTGGCGCGCGAAATGGGTTATACAGGCGTCGCTTTAAAAGCCTGCAAAGGACAATCACAGTCGTTACTGATGGCTGCAGCAGCGAAAAAATACAATATGTTTCTGTGCGTGCAGGACTTAACCTGCCCTGGAGCATCATTAATTCATTCTGCAAGCATCGCCGCCCACATTCCGGCAGTTTCCGCAATTGAAGCGAATTCACGTCAGTTTGTGCCAGCAGCCAACAAGCCATGGCTGGAGAAATTCCCTGGGATATTTCACATTACCAGCGGCACAATGGATACCAGCGTGTTGGATGGTATAGGCCTTGGTGCGGTGCCACCAAGCCAGGTAGGTTGAGCCAGAAGTATTAAAAATAAAGGACGAAACGATGGATAAGAACTTACCGTTGGATACGATTCGAAAAGCGGAATTGCCCACAGGTGGCTGGGGCTATATTCCCGGACAACAGATTCATTTCGAACCAACCTGTTTTGCCACATTAGTTCTGGCAGCAGTTGGCAATGAGCAGGAAAGAGTTCATCGGGCAATTGCCGCACTGGATGCGAACAGCGATGGGAAAGGCACTTACCTTCTACAACGTGGCCGACCCGCAGCTACTTGGCCTACGTCGCTGGTGCTGCTGACGAAAGCAGCATTACATTCGTCGATGGAACAGTTACTTCCAATCATCAATCGATTGTTGTTTATCCGTGGGCAAGTCATTCCAGCGGACCCGGAAGTGGCCAGCATGATGGATATTGACCCACAGAAAGTGGGCTGGCCCTGGGCGTTAGGTACTTTTTCCTGGGCAGAACCTACCGCCTGGGCAGTGTTTGCGTTAAGAAAAGCGGGCTACGGTCAGGATCTCCGTGTTCTAGAAGGGATACGATTGTTGCTGGATCGAGCATTTCCGGATGGAGGTATCAATTACGGAAATCGCCAGATTCTGGGCAAAATGACCGAACCAATCCCCGGTCCCACTGCAATGATGCTCCTGGCTTTGCAAGGCTATCAGCACCCAATGGTGGAATCGGCCTTGAAATACCTGATAGAAGCCACCAAGGGTGCGACTGACCTGGAGCACCTTGGCTGGGCCAAAATCGCATTGGATTGTTACCGGGAATTTGATTTCATTCCACAGGCACTGAATCGAATTGATGAGCAACTACGTCAGTCCTATACGCAACAAACTGCAGATGGCCGACCTGTCAGTATCCCCAGACATGCCATTACCTGGCTGGGGCTGAATTGTGATCGGCAGAATGTATTTGAACTGACGTCGCTTGAACGGCAGGCTTATCCACTGGATAATGTCACACTGCCACCCGCAGAAAAACAGCCCCCACCGAAAATGGGTCTTGGACAACGGATCAAATCAAAGTTCCGCGGCTTTATGTTGAATGGATTAGCAGCACTGAAACAGTTGCCTGCTTGCAGTGATGTTTCGATTCAACGTGCCAACGATTACAGCGAAGATCTTACGGCAAAGCTGGTGGCACAGTTTGGCCATTTTCGCCAGCACCTTCCCTTGCAGGGGAAGCGAGTTGTACTGAAGCCAAACCTGGTAGAGTTTCGCAAAGCACAGGTGATTAACACCCACCCGAACTTTGTGCGGGCAGTCATCCAGATGTGCAAGCAGGAAGGTGCAGCAGAAATTATCGTGGCTGAAGGGCCGGGGCACTGGCGAAATGTGGAATTTCTGGTGGAAGAAAGTGGACTGGGTGCGGTACTGCGGGAAGAAAAAGTTCGATTTGTAGACCTGAACCACGATGAACCTGTCAAGGTGGTCAACCTGGGACGTACTACTGGCCTGGAATATTTGTTTCTTACCAAAACGATACACACCGCAGATGTATTTATCTCTCTTCCCAAGTTAAAAACGCACCATTGGGCAGGTGCAACACTGTCATTGAAGAACCTGTTTGGTACATTACCGGGCATTTGTTATGGCTGGCCGAAAAACGAACTTCATTGGCGTGGGATTGCCAACAGCATTATTGACATTGCCCTGACACAGACACCCCACATGGCCATTGTTGATGGTATTGTGGGTATGGAAGGTGATGGCCCGCTGGCAGGTGAAGCAAAGGCACTTGGTGCAATGATTATGGGTCTGGACCTGGTTGCAGTTGATGCGACCTGCTGCCGGTTGATGGGGTTACCACCGGAAAGATTGCCTTCACTGGCACTCGGAGCATTCAAAAAGCTTGGCAGAATCAAAGCCGAAGAAATTCCAATTATTGGCGAATCAATTGATTCGATGAAGCAGAACTTTGCCTGGCCACCAAAGATAGAAGAACATCTCTTGCCTGGCATTTCCTGAACTAACCGTTTACAATGGTGCGGTTACTTACAACCTTGGGAGTACCACATTCATGGAACTACAAGAAACAAACAGCCTTTATTCGATCTCAGGCAGGTCAGTTCACCGATCCATCAACCAATGGCGTTGGTGCGGTCGATTGATTACACTCACTCTGCTACTGGTGATCCTGGTTCAGTTTACCCCCACTGTACGCCCACAGATGAAAGGGAAAGAGACCGCCAAGAAAGAAATTGTGACCACTTCCGTGAACGGGATTTTTCCTGCCAGCGTAAAATCCGGTTCGGTGGTGAAAGCGGAAATTGGTGGTTCTCGATTGGATGGTGCCACCGGCTTCTGGTGCGAACATCCTGGAATTACGGCCAAAATACTGCCAGAAGCTGCATCTACCACCACGGTAAAAGCGGAAATCAATGTTGCCGCTAATGTTCCCAGTGGGTTGTATGAATGGCGATTGTTTGCCGAGCGTGGTGCCAGTGCCCCACGTTTTTTGGCTGTGGGGAACGTGGAAGAAGCACTGGAGGTAGAACCGAACGATGCTCTTGACAAAGCAAACCCCATCCCACTGGAAGGTGGTGTCAACGGAAATGTGAATGATTCCAAGGATGTGGATACATATCAATTTACCGCAAAGAAAGGGGATCGACAGTTTGTGATGCTGCAATCCCGAATTTTCGGCGTAGCAGATGTGATGGCAGTCGCAGTGATTGATAAAGATGGTAAGCCGTTGTCACTTGGCACAACCTATTACCGTGGCGATCCTTACGCCGATTTCACCGCAGCTGCAGATGGCACGTACTACGCCCAGGTATGGACACTAGGTGCGGGTGAAAAAGCTGGCAGAAATTACCGAATTACAGTAACTAAAAAAGCCATTATTGATTATGTTTATCCCGCAGGTGGCCAGCGTGGCAAACAAACAGACCTGGAAGTAGGATTAAAAAATCCCGCAGCAGCGAACACTGCCGACACCGCTATCTCAGTGGTTCGCCAACCCTGGCAGGTACCTGCTCAATCAGAAAAGATCGTCGCATTTCGTCTGGATCAACCCGCAACCGTGGGAAATGCAACGTTATTCGCCAGTGACCTGCCGAACATCAACGAAAATGAACCAAATGATACCGCCGCTGAAGCAATGCCGATTACCGTTCCCACAGTATTGCATGGAAGATTTCCAAGCCGAGGCGATGTCGATTACTTCCGCTTTCAGGCAGAAAAAGATAAGAAGTTGATCATCGAAAGCAACTGTCGTGCATTGGGAAGTAAAGGGGATCTTGTTCTGGCTGTGCAGGACAAAGCAGGCAAGATTCTGGCACAAAATCCAGACAATCTGGCAGATCGCACCGACCCAGTGGTGGAATTTGTCCCACCGGAAAGTGGGGAATATATTCTGAAAGTAAGTGATTTAATACCACGTCGATGCAATTCGCCAAAGTTTCAATACCGATTGGTCATTCGTCCCCCAATGCCCGATTTCAGCCTGACTGTGGAAAGCCCCACACTCTTTTCCAAGCCTGGAGAAGGTGGGATCCTTGTCAGCATTCAACGTCAGGACAGTTTCGAAAGTCCCGTTGCAATATCGATTACAGGATTGCCCAACGACATCACTGTAACTCCAGGTATGATCAATCCCGGCGAAAACAGTGTTTTCGTTTCACTCAAAATCCCTGAAAGTCGAAATAACCAGCACTTTCCCATTCAGGTGCGAGGTAAGGCCACTGTGGGCATGAAAGAAGTGGTGCGTACTGCTTCTGTTCGAGTTCGACTGATTGAAGATGACCCCACTGATGCTGGATTTGTTACTGAAAACCTGGCACTTTCAGTAACTACGCGCGACCTTGGCCCACCACCACCTCCTTTAGGTGTGGGAACCATTGCTGCCAGCTCTGATGGTTGGCGATATATCGACGCAGCTGAGGTAAAAGGAACCGATTGGATGAAACTTGATTTTAAGGACAATAACTGGAAGGCTGCCAAAGCACCCCTGGGCTATGGAGAAGATGCGATTGCTGCAAAGAAAGGCACCAACATAACCATTACGGGCAAGCCATTCTTTATCCGAAGAACATTTGAGCTGGATGATAAAATCTTAAAACCGGGAGTTAAATTTGAACTGAAGGTTGCTTCTGATAATTCGGCAGTGGTATGGATCAATGGCAAGAAAGTCGATGAAGACAACGAAGATCACGAACCGGAATACTGGAACCGCACGGTCAATGTGCCTGAAAATGTGTTTGTAAAAGGAAAAAACATTATCGCCGTGCAGATTAACAATACCGATGGTTCAAGCGACGCATTTTTTGATGCACAGTTAGATGCATTGGTACCTGCGATTCCAAAGAAATAAAAACACTACCTGTTGATCAGAAATTGGGTACAGATTACGATTTTTTGATTTTGTTACCCAAGTTTTGCAGGATAACAAGTAATTACTGGGTTTCCGTTTCTTGCAGCGATTATTAATACTCCATCGATTAAGAGTGGAGTGTGAGAATGTTGCAAGTTGAAGAGTTGCCCACCACAGTGATACCGAAATGGGCCAGACGAACTCTGCAATTTGCAGGTGTTTACAATCTGGTTTGGGGGGCTTTTACGGTCCTTTTTCCACATTTCTTCTTTGATGTTGCGGGTGCTGAAAGGATGCGTTACCCACAAATCTGGCAGTGCGTGGGCATGATCGTCGGTGTGTATGGGATCGGCTATCTGATTGCTGCAGGCAATCCTTTTCGGCACTGGCCAATCGTGTTGGTGGGATTGCTTGGGAAGATATTCGGCCCGATTGGCTTTGCCTTTTCAATATTTCAGGGTGGTTTTCCTGTCGAATTCGGACTAAACATCATCACCAACGATCTCATCTGGTGGATTCCCTTTAGTCTGATTATTTGGAAAGCAGCCTGGGCAACCCCTCCCGACCCAGCATCCATTCGAAAGTTTGTCTGGGAAAGTCCCATGCCCGGGACACGTGAACAGTTATTTGAACTGCATCAGCCAGAAATGCTGGCCAACTTGATCCCACCCTGGGAAAAAGTGAAGGTGGTTTCCGCACCCGCATCGCTCTTGCCGGGTTCTACAGCAATCCTGGAGCAAAAGATAGGTCCCTTCCGCCTGCGCTGGGTTGCAGAACATATCAGTTATGATCCACCGCACGAATTTGTGGATCAGCAGGTAACAGGTCCGTTTGCTTACTGGCATCATCGTCACCGAATGATTGAGTTGAGCAGATCCGAAAGCATTCTGAGAGATGAAGTAACTTATGCGTTGCCACTGGGCCAATTGAGTGATTTTCTTTTTGGCTGGCTCGTGCGAAGAAAAATGGCTGCGATGTTTCGTTATCGCCATGAACAAACCCGACTTTCGTTGTTGCGAAACAGTGAACAAGCTGAAAACAAGGAATCTTAAATTCAAATGACTTTCGGAATACTGGCATTAATCACTGCAGCAGCCACCTGGATGATGGCAGGGGTAATCTGGTTTGTCCAGTTGGTACATTACCCGTTGTTTCGGATGATCGAACCAGGCAGATTTCCAATTTTTGAAGAACAGCACCAACAACGCACCACATGGTTGGTAGCACCTCTCATGCTGGCTGAAGCCGTGGGGTCGATTTCGCTCTTATTTGTTCAACAGAAAATGCTCACTCGAAGCCTTTTGATGGCAGCCCTGTTGACACTTTTCCTGATTTGGAGTGCGACGTTTTTTGTCCAGATCCCTCTTCATGAACGGTTAAGGAAACACTGGTCTGAGAAGGATCATTGGCGATTATTACGCACTAATTGGGTGCGAACCATAGGCTGGACAATCCGGGCAGGAATCATGCTGGCTATTGTTTTGATTTGGGTTGCGAGTCAGATTAGATGATGTTACCTCAAAAACGAACGACGGTTGCCAAAAGAAGCACTTTCGGGATACTTTGTATAGAATATCGGTGAACAGTAGAGCTGAAAACAACGTAAGAAATGCCGTAGAAAGCGGTATCTTTCAGCAGTGACACTAACCAAGAGGTCTATAATGCGTATGATTTTACAAGGTGCACTAATAGTGTGCAGCCTGAGTGCTTTGGGAATTGTTGGGTACAATTTGAGTGCGGGTGACAAAGTTGCCTCGTTGCCCACTGCCAAACAAGAAATCCCAGAGGCCAAGGAAAACTGGTTCAAACCAACGAGTATTGAAATGCCATTTGAAGAGAAAAAAGAAGAAGGCGCGGTTACCGAACTGAAAATTGAAGACCTGAAAGTGGGCGAAGGGAAAGAAGCTGAAACTGGCAAGACTGTTGTAGTCCACTACACGGGCACCTTGACCAATGGCAAGAAATTTGACAGCAGCCTCGACCGCAAATCGCCTTTCAGTTTCCCACTTGGTGCTGGCCGAGTGATCAAGGGCTGGGATCAGGGCGTGAAAGGAATGAAAGTGGGTGGCAAGCGAAAATTGACCATCCCACCGGATCTGGCTTACGGCAAAAACGGTGTTCCTGGTGCCATTCCACCAAACGCCACCTTGATTTTCGAAGTTGAATTACTCGAAGTTAAGTAAGCAGTTCACCGTGCAATTTGTGCAGCACTTTCTTATTCAATGCCCCCATTAACTTAGTCCTTGTCGTCAATGCAATGGGGCTTTGATCGTCCGGGTGAAATCTATTACTTCTTCTGGAAGTCACCAGAATTGATGATGATTAGTTTCTTCGGATCAACAACTTCATTCAACGCTTTGTTCACCTGGTCGATCTCCAGTTGGTTGATCTTGTTTGTTAACTTGGCATCGTGCTCAAAAGTACGCCCTGTATACAAATAAGATGCCAATTTACTGGAAAGAGAACTGTCATCGGAACGCTCTACTTTCATCTGATCAATGTAGGCTTTTTTACCCGCATTCAATTCTTCCAGACTTAATCCATCCTTGCGCACCTTGTTAATTTCTTCAGATATTGCCTGATTCACTTTTGAAATATTCTTGGGATTGGTAATGGCAAAGATCTGGAAAAATGCCCGCTCGTCAATCGTATCGGCAACGTACATTGATTGAATACCGTATGACAAACCCTCTTCCCCACGCACTCGGTTGCTCAATCGAGATGCCAATGGTGCGGCTCCAAACAGATAGTTACCAACCACCATGGCGGGGTAATCTTCATCCGAATCCTTCTTCGCAAAGCCAATCCCTGCGAAGTAAAAGGCATTTTCTTTATCGGGGGTTTCGATGGTAATTAACTTCCCTTTCTCTACCGTTTTCGCCTCGCGTGGAATGCGTGCAAAGGTCACTTCCGTCTTCCAGTTTTCCAGATACGGTTTCAAACTTGCTTCTAGTTCTTTCGCATCGAAATCACCAACGGCTGCCAGTTCGCCATACATGCCACTGAGTTGCTTCTCATAAAGATCTACCACCTGATCCAGTGTGGTGGCTTCAATCCTTTCTACGGTTTCCGCCAAGGTGGGGATGTAACGCACATCGTCTTTGGGATAGGGCATCAATTCCTTCATCAATTGAGTGAATGCCAGGCGACCTGGATCTGTTAATTGAGATTTAGTAGATTCCAAAGAACTTAGCTTTAAGAGATCGAACTCTTCTTTCTTGAATGCTGGCTCACGGAGTGCTTCGCCAACCAATTTTAACACAGCGGGGATGTTTTCCCGCTTGGCTTTGACACGCACCGATAACACACCAAGCTGGCTGGAAAACCGTGCGCTGGCACTGAGTTTATTCAGTTCATCATTGAATTCCTGCCGAGTACGCTTCCTGGTGCCACGTGACATCATGTTGCCCAGCATATCCGCAGCCATGTTTTTACCGTTGAGTGATTGGGCATTGCCAAATCGCAGATTCAGGGTGATTTCTGCAACTTCCCCACGAGTTTTTTTGGTGAGGTAAACAGTTTTGATCCCGCCTAAGTTTCCTCGAACGGTGCGTTGTTCAATATTCTCCGGTGTTGGGTCAAATACTTCGCCCGATGCAACAGCCTTTCGACCCTGATAGCCTTCAACAATTTTGGCTACTTCGGTTGCTGTGGGGATTGCGGCTCGCTCAGCTTTTTTCGCAGGTAAATATTCCCCCACAGTGCGGTTGGTACGAACCAGATATTTTTTGGCAGCTTCATTCACCTGGGCAGCAGTCACTTTTTCAATGCGATCTCGATAGACAAAAAACAGGCGCCAATCACCTGCAGATGCCCACTCGCTGAGTTGAATTGCAAAGTCGTCGCTGGATGCAAGGAGCCGTTCATTAAAATTCGCAAAGCGTTGCTTGGAACGAGTGACTTCTTCTTCGGTAATTGGCTTCTCGATCAGATTTTCCAAAGTGGTCAGCATCACCTCTTTTGCAGGTGCAATATCTTCCGCTTTGTCAACTTTGGCATTAATTTCTATCACACCGGGATCGTGCCATGGGAAGGCCGTTCCAGACAAAGAACTTACTTTTTTGGTTTCAACCAATGCCTTGTACAAACGGCCCGAAGGTGCATTCGTAAGACAATCTTCCATAATTGCTACTGCTGGGAATTCTTCATGTGATCCCGCAGGAATGTGATAAATCACGCCAAGAGCACCTGTAGTACCTACGCGACGTAGGGTAACCAGGCGCTCGCCATCCTGTGCTGGCTCTTCTGTGTAAGTATTGTTCAATTTGCGTGTGGGCTTTTTGATCGCACCGAAATACTTTTGAACATAGCCCAGTGCTTTCGCTTCATCGTACTTACCGGCAATTACCAGCATGGCGTTGTCTGGTTGATAAAATCGCTTGTAAAACTCACGCAGATTATCGACTGGAACCCGCTCGATGTCCGAGCGGTTGCCAATTGTTGATTTACCATAATTGTGCCACTCATAGGCGGTGGCCATCATTCGCTGGCTGAGAATGTTGTTGGGATCGTTTTCGCCACGTTCAAACTCGTTTCGAACTACCGTCATTTCAGATAGCAGATCTTCCCGCTTGATGTAACTGTTGATCATGCGATCTGCTTCCAGACGAATACCGAACTCCAGGTTTTCATCGCTGGAAGGCATCGTTTCGTAATAGTTGGTGCGATCAACCCAGGTGGTGCCATTAAACTTGGCACCATGATCCCGAAGTGCTTTGGGCACATCGGGAAACGTGGGGGTTCCTTTGAAAACCATATGCTCTAACAAGTGGGCCATACCGGTTTCGCCATAACCTTCATGCCGGCTACCACAGAAGATGGTTAAGTTTACCGTTACGAGCGGGCGGGATGCATCTGGCACCAACAGTACCCGCAAGCCATTGCTCATACGATATTCAGTAATCCCTTCGACAGTGGTGTACTTCTTCGGCTGATCCTGGGCCGCTGCCACTGCAGCAGTGGCAAGTAGAATCGGTAATACAAAATAAGACCGAAAACTCTTCATAAATAATCGCTCCAAAGCAGAAAACGGGCAACCAATAACGCTATTGTAAGAACTACCAAAACCGTTCAGGCAACAATTCAAAGCCTTTGTTTGCAAATCACCAGGCCGCATCAGATTTACCAGCGATTGCTTTCACCAGTGCTTCGACAAAAAAGTGTTCGCCCCAGGCAACCGATTCATCCACACCCAGGCCTTTGTGGTAGTGGTAGACACCGTGCTTTAAAATTCCTTCCCACGCAGGGTCCTGATAAGCCAGGAATTCAGGTTCACATAAAGTTTCTAATGCTACGTAGGCAGCTTCACGGTATCGCTCCTGATCTTGTGGGTTGGTAATTGCCTCTGCAAGATCCAGCAGACCACTTGCGGCAATCGCACCTGCGGAACTATCCCAGATTCGTGGGCCATCCTCGGGAATGTCAAAGTCCCACCACGGAACCATGGCGGTTGATGCGGCACGCTTCAGGTAGTAATCAGCACATTTCTGTGCAACAATCAAAAACTCTGCCTGACCTGTCAGCCGATGTGCTGCGGTGAAACCGTAAAGCGACCATGCCAGCCCACGGGTCCAGGCTGATTTCGCACCATACCCCTGGTGGGTGGTTTCTTCCAGAAAAAGTCCAGAATCCAGATCAAAAATCCCCTCGTGGGCGGTACTGCCATCAGGACGAACGATAGTTCGTGCTGTGGTGCGACAATGTTCTAACGCGATCTCATGCAATACGGAATCATTTGTCTCACGTGCAGCCCACATCACAATGCCGATGTTCATCATGATGTCGATAAAAAGCGATTGTGGTGCGACAAACGATTGCAAATACCCGCCTTTTTCACGACGAAGTGCCATCGTTCTACCCGCATCGATCAGCACTTGCCGTTTGTCGTGTGTGGGGTCAAGGCGTTGCCAACGAGCATATGTTGAAAAAAACAGAAATCCTAAATCATGCACCTTTCTGTCGAAACGTCTGGGGAGCAAGGCAGCAGACAGGTCTTCGGCAGGCTTTCGCCAGCGTTCATCCTGGGTTTGCTTGTAAAGCAGCCAGAGGATGCCTGGAAAAAATCCTTCGCACCAATGGGTCCAGCGTTCCCCCTCCAGATTCCAACGCCCACCCACAGTATACATGGGGGTATAACCGGGATACTGTTCCAGGATTCGATTTGCCTGCTGGCAGGCAAACTGGATTGCATGCTGAAAAGTTCCCAGTAATTCCACTCGTT is a genomic window containing:
- a CDS encoding enolase C-terminal domain-like protein, with the protein product MKNTDVRIVDVHYSFATYLYRTPIKFGGVASDRVTILDVECTTENRSGVRSKGFGSMPLGNIWSFPSKVLSAEQTLQAMQGLVEKLATIYAQHSEYGHPVEITMALEHQFFEVALAYSVTHQLAEPIPRLCTLVCASPFDAALHDAYGKCYQKNCFSTYSSNWMTADLGQYLGEDFQGEYIEQYVTTKAKPQMPLYHLVGALDPLEQGDVVAPVGDGLPETLAEWIPRDGLAHLKIKLNGDDLNWDLQRIVAIDRVATIAQSARGISSWFYSLDFNERCENVEYLISLMDQLVQVAPLAYDRVQYVEQPTRRDLHNDRGNTMHAAAKRKPVVIDESLLDLETLLLAREMGYTGVALKACKGQSQSLLMAAAAKKYNMFLCVQDLTCPGASLIHSASIAAHIPAVSAIEANSRQFVPAANKPWLEKFPGIFHITSGTMDTSVLDGIGLGAVPPSQVG
- a CDS encoding DUF362 domain-containing protein, which encodes MDKNLPLDTIRKAELPTGGWGYIPGQQIHFEPTCFATLVLAAVGNEQERVHRAIAALDANSDGKGTYLLQRGRPAATWPTSLVLLTKAALHSSMEQLLPIINRLLFIRGQVIPADPEVASMMDIDPQKVGWPWALGTFSWAEPTAWAVFALRKAGYGQDLRVLEGIRLLLDRAFPDGGINYGNRQILGKMTEPIPGPTAMMLLALQGYQHPMVESALKYLIEATKGATDLEHLGWAKIALDCYREFDFIPQALNRIDEQLRQSYTQQTADGRPVSIPRHAITWLGLNCDRQNVFELTSLERQAYPLDNVTLPPAEKQPPPKMGLGQRIKSKFRGFMLNGLAALKQLPACSDVSIQRANDYSEDLTAKLVAQFGHFRQHLPLQGKRVVLKPNLVEFRKAQVINTHPNFVRAVIQMCKQEGAAEIIVAEGPGHWRNVEFLVEESGLGAVLREEKVRFVDLNHDEPVKVVNLGRTTGLEYLFLTKTIHTADVFISLPKLKTHHWAGATLSLKNLFGTLPGICYGWPKNELHWRGIANSIIDIALTQTPHMAIVDGIVGMEGDGPLAGEAKALGAMIMGLDLVAVDATCCRLMGLPPERLPSLALGAFKKLGRIKAEEIPIIGESIDSMKQNFAWPPKIEEHLLPGIS
- a CDS encoding PPC domain-containing protein; amino-acid sequence: MELQETNSLYSISGRSVHRSINQWRWCGRLITLTLLLVILVQFTPTVRPQMKGKETAKKEIVTTSVNGIFPASVKSGSVVKAEIGGSRLDGATGFWCEHPGITAKILPEAASTTTVKAEINVAANVPSGLYEWRLFAERGASAPRFLAVGNVEEALEVEPNDALDKANPIPLEGGVNGNVNDSKDVDTYQFTAKKGDRQFVMLQSRIFGVADVMAVAVIDKDGKPLSLGTTYYRGDPYADFTAAADGTYYAQVWTLGAGEKAGRNYRITVTKKAIIDYVYPAGGQRGKQTDLEVGLKNPAAANTADTAISVVRQPWQVPAQSEKIVAFRLDQPATVGNATLFASDLPNINENEPNDTAAEAMPITVPTVLHGRFPSRGDVDYFRFQAEKDKKLIIESNCRALGSKGDLVLAVQDKAGKILAQNPDNLADRTDPVVEFVPPESGEYILKVSDLIPRRCNSPKFQYRLVIRPPMPDFSLTVESPTLFSKPGEGGILVSIQRQDSFESPVAISITGLPNDITVTPGMINPGENSVFVSLKIPESRNNQHFPIQVRGKATVGMKEVVRTASVRVRLIEDDPTDAGFVTENLALSVTTRDLGPPPPPLGVGTIAASSDGWRYIDAAEVKGTDWMKLDFKDNNWKAAKAPLGYGEDAIAAKKGTNITITGKPFFIRRTFELDDKILKPGVKFELKVASDNSAVVWINGKKVDEDNEDHEPEYWNRTVNVPENVFVKGKNIIAVQINNTDGSSDAFFDAQLDALVPAIPKK
- a CDS encoding SRPBCC family protein, which translates into the protein MLQVEELPTTVIPKWARRTLQFAGVYNLVWGAFTVLFPHFFFDVAGAERMRYPQIWQCVGMIVGVYGIGYLIAAGNPFRHWPIVLVGLLGKIFGPIGFAFSIFQGGFPVEFGLNIITNDLIWWIPFSLIIWKAAWATPPDPASIRKFVWESPMPGTREQLFELHQPEMLANLIPPWEKVKVVSAPASLLPGSTAILEQKIGPFRLRWVAEHISYDPPHEFVDQQVTGPFAYWHHRHRMIELSRSESILRDEVTYALPLGQLSDFLFGWLVRRKMAAMFRYRHEQTRLSLLRNSEQAENKES
- a CDS encoding FKBP-type peptidyl-prolyl cis-trans isomerase, which produces MRMILQGALIVCSLSALGIVGYNLSAGDKVASLPTAKQEIPEAKENWFKPTSIEMPFEEKKEEGAVTELKIEDLKVGEGKEAETGKTVVVHYTGTLTNGKKFDSSLDRKSPFSFPLGAGRVIKGWDQGVKGMKVGGKRKLTIPPDLAYGKNGVPGAIPPNATLIFEVELLEVK
- a CDS encoding pitrilysin family protein, producing MKSFRSYFVLPILLATAAVAAAQDQPKKYTTVEGITEYRMSNGLRVLLVPDASRPLVTVNLTIFCGSRHEGYGETGMAHLLEHMVFKGTPTFPDVPKALRDHGAKFNGTTWVDRTNYYETMPSSDENLEFGIRLEADRMINSYIKREDLLSEMTVVRNEFERGENDPNNILSQRMMATAYEWHNYGKSTIGNRSDIERVPVDNLREFYKRFYQPDNAMLVIAGKYDEAKALGYVQKYFGAIKKPTRKLNNTYTEEPAQDGERLVTLRRVGTTGALGVIYHIPAGSHEEFPAVAIMEDCLTNAPSGRLYKALVETKKVSSLSGTAFPWHDPGVIEINAKVDKAEDIAPAKEVMLTTLENLIEKPITEEEVTRSKQRFANFNERLLASSDDFAIQLSEWASAGDWRLFFVYRDRIEKVTAAQVNEAAKKYLVRTNRTVGEYLPAKKAERAAIPTATEVAKIVEGYQGRKAVASGEVFDPTPENIEQRTVRGNLGGIKTVYLTKKTRGEVAEITLNLRFGNAQSLNGKNMAADMLGNMMSRGTRKRTRQEFNDELNKLSASARFSSQLGVLSVRVKAKRENIPAVLKLVGEALREPAFKKEEFDLLKLSSLESTKSQLTDPGRLAFTQLMKELMPYPKDDVRYIPTLAETVERIEATTLDQVVDLYEKQLSGMYGELAAVGDFDAKELEASLKPYLENWKTEVTFARIPREAKTVEKGKLITIETPDKENAFYFAGIGFAKKDSDEDYPAMVVGNYLFGAAPLASRLSNRVRGEEGLSYGIQSMYVADTIDERAFFQIFAITNPKNISKVNQAISEEINKVRKDGLSLEELNAGKKAYIDQMKVERSDDSSLSSKLASYLYTGRTFEHDAKLTNKINQLEIDQVNKALNEVVDPKKLIIINSGDFQKK